In the genome of Piliocolobus tephrosceles isolate RC106 chromosome 20, ASM277652v3, whole genome shotgun sequence, one region contains:
- the IDH3B gene encoding isocitrate dehydrogenase [NAD] subunit beta, mitochondrial isoform X3 yields MAALSGVRWLTRALVSTGNPGAWRGLSTSAAAHAASRSQAEDLRVEGSFPVTMLPGDGVGPELMHAVKEVFKAAAVPVEFQEHHLSEVQNMASEEKLEQVLSSMKENKVAIIGKIHTPMEYKGELASYDMRLRRKLDLFANVVHVKSLPGYMTRHNNLDLVIIREQTEGEYSSLEHESARGVIECLKIVTRAKSQRIAKFAFDYATKKGRSKVTAVHKANIMKLGDGLFLQCCEEVAELYPKIKFETMIIDNCCMQLVQNPYQFDVLVMPNLYGNIIDNLAAGLVGGAGVVPGESYSAEYAVFETGARHPFAQAVGRNIANPTAMLLSASNMLRHLNLEYHSNMIADAVKKVIKVGKIPSAVPSFLLHPLPFSWAI; encoded by the exons ATGGCGGCACTGAGCGGTGTCCGCTGGCTGACCCGA GCGTTGGTCTCCACCGGGAACCCTGGGGCATGGAGAGGTCTGAGTACCTCGGCCGCGGCGCACGCTGCATCGCGGAGCCAG GCCGAGGACCTGAGGGTGGAGGGCTCCTTTCCCGTGACCATGCTTCCGGGAGACGGTGTGGGACCTGAGCTGATGCACGCCGTCAAGGAGGTGTTCAAG GCTGCCGCTGTCCCAGTGGAGTTCCAGGAGCACCACCTGAGTGAGGTGCAGAATATGGCATCTGAGGAGAAGCTGGAGCAGGTGCTGAGTTCCATGAAGGAGAACAAAGTGGCCATCATTG GAAAGATTCATACCCCGATGGAGTATAAGGGGGAGCTAGCCTCCTATGATATGCGGCTGAG GCGTAAGTTGGACTTATTTGCCAACGTAGTCCATGTGAAGTCACTTCCTGGGTATATGACTCGGCACAACAATCTAGACCTGGTGATCATTCGAGAGCAGACGGAAGGGGAGTACAGCTCTCTGGAACATGAG AGTGCAAGGGGTGTGATTGAGTGTTTGAAGATTGTCACACGAGCCAAGTCTCAGCGGATTGCAAAGTTCGCCTTTGACTATGCCACCAAGAAGGGGCGGAGCAAGGTCACTGCTGTCCACAAGGCCAACATCAT GAAACTTGGGGATGGATTGTTCCTGCAGTGCTGCGAGGAAGTTGCTGAACTGTACCCCAAAATCAAATTTGAGACAATGATCATAGACAACTGCTGCATGCAG TTGGTGCAGAATCCTTACCAGTTTGATGTGCTCGTGATGCCCAATCTCTATGGGAACATTATTGACAATCTGGCTGCTGGCCTGGTTGGGGGAGCTGGTGTGGTCCCTGGTGAGAGCTATAGTGCAGAATATGCAGTCTTTGAGACG GGTGCCCGGCACCCATTTGCCCAGGCAGTGGGCAGGAATATAGCCAATCCCACAGCCATGCTGCTGTCGGCTTCCAACATGTTGCGGCATCTCAA TCTCGAGTATCACTCCAACATGATTGCAGATGCAGTGAAGAAGGTGATCAAAGTTGGCAAG ATCCCATCTGCTGTTCCCTCTTTCCTGCTTCATCCACTGCCCTTTTCATGGGCCATCTGA
- the IDH3B gene encoding isocitrate dehydrogenase [NAD] subunit beta, mitochondrial isoform X2, producing the protein MAALSGVRWLTRALVSTGNPGAWRGLSTSAAAHAASRSQAEDLRVEGSFPVTMLPGDGVGPELMHAVKEVFKAAAVPVEFQEHHLSEVQNMASEEKLEQVLSSMKENKVAIIGKIHTPMEYKGELASYDMRLRRKLDLFANVVHVKSLPGYMTRHNNLDLVIIREQTEGEYSSLEHESARGVIECLKIVTRAKSQRIAKFAFDYATKKGRSKVTAVHKANIMKLGDGLFLQCCEEVAELYPKIKFETMIIDNCCMQLVQNPYQFDVLVMPNLYGNIIDNLAAGLVGGAGVVPGESYSAEYAVFETGARHPFAQAVGRNIANPTAMLLSASNMLRHLNLEYHSNMIADAVKKVIKVGKVRTSDMGGYATCHDFTEAVIAALPHP; encoded by the exons ATGGCGGCACTGAGCGGTGTCCGCTGGCTGACCCGA GCGTTGGTCTCCACCGGGAACCCTGGGGCATGGAGAGGTCTGAGTACCTCGGCCGCGGCGCACGCTGCATCGCGGAGCCAG GCCGAGGACCTGAGGGTGGAGGGCTCCTTTCCCGTGACCATGCTTCCGGGAGACGGTGTGGGACCTGAGCTGATGCACGCCGTCAAGGAGGTGTTCAAG GCTGCCGCTGTCCCAGTGGAGTTCCAGGAGCACCACCTGAGTGAGGTGCAGAATATGGCATCTGAGGAGAAGCTGGAGCAGGTGCTGAGTTCCATGAAGGAGAACAAAGTGGCCATCATTG GAAAGATTCATACCCCGATGGAGTATAAGGGGGAGCTAGCCTCCTATGATATGCGGCTGAG GCGTAAGTTGGACTTATTTGCCAACGTAGTCCATGTGAAGTCACTTCCTGGGTATATGACTCGGCACAACAATCTAGACCTGGTGATCATTCGAGAGCAGACGGAAGGGGAGTACAGCTCTCTGGAACATGAG AGTGCAAGGGGTGTGATTGAGTGTTTGAAGATTGTCACACGAGCCAAGTCTCAGCGGATTGCAAAGTTCGCCTTTGACTATGCCACCAAGAAGGGGCGGAGCAAGGTCACTGCTGTCCACAAGGCCAACATCAT GAAACTTGGGGATGGATTGTTCCTGCAGTGCTGCGAGGAAGTTGCTGAACTGTACCCCAAAATCAAATTTGAGACAATGATCATAGACAACTGCTGCATGCAG TTGGTGCAGAATCCTTACCAGTTTGATGTGCTCGTGATGCCCAATCTCTATGGGAACATTATTGACAATCTGGCTGCTGGCCTGGTTGGGGGAGCTGGTGTGGTCCCTGGTGAGAGCTATAGTGCAGAATATGCAGTCTTTGAGACG GGTGCCCGGCACCCATTTGCCCAGGCAGTGGGCAGGAATATAGCCAATCCCACAGCCATGCTGCTGTCGGCTTCCAACATGTTGCGGCATCTCAA TCTCGAGTATCACTCCAACATGATTGCAGATGCAGTGAAGAAGGTGATCAAAGTTGGCAAG GTTCGAACCTCTGACATGGGTGGCTATGCTACTTGCCATGACTTCACTGAGGCTGTCATTGCTGCCTTGCCCCACCCATAG
- the IDH3B gene encoding isocitrate dehydrogenase [NAD] subunit beta, mitochondrial isoform X1, with the protein MAALSGVRWLTRALVSTGNPGAWRGLSTSAAAHAASRSQAEDLRVEGSFPVTMLPGDGVGPELMHAVKEVFKAAAVPVEFQEHHLSEVQNMASEEKLEQVLSSMKENKVAIIGKIHTPMEYKGELASYDMRLRRKLDLFANVVHVKSLPGYMTRHNNLDLVIIREQTEGEYSSLEHESARGVIECLKIVTRAKSQRIAKFAFDYATKKGRSKVTAVHKANIMKLGDGLFLQCCEEVAELYPKIKFETMIIDNCCMQLVQNPYQFDVLVMPNLYGNIIDNLAAGLVGGAGVVPGESYSAEYAVFETGARHPFAQAVGRNIANPTAMLLSASNMLRHLNLEYHSNMIADAVKKVIKVGKVRTRDMGGYSTTTDFIKSVIGHLHPHGS; encoded by the exons ATGGCGGCACTGAGCGGTGTCCGCTGGCTGACCCGA GCGTTGGTCTCCACCGGGAACCCTGGGGCATGGAGAGGTCTGAGTACCTCGGCCGCGGCGCACGCTGCATCGCGGAGCCAG GCCGAGGACCTGAGGGTGGAGGGCTCCTTTCCCGTGACCATGCTTCCGGGAGACGGTGTGGGACCTGAGCTGATGCACGCCGTCAAGGAGGTGTTCAAG GCTGCCGCTGTCCCAGTGGAGTTCCAGGAGCACCACCTGAGTGAGGTGCAGAATATGGCATCTGAGGAGAAGCTGGAGCAGGTGCTGAGTTCCATGAAGGAGAACAAAGTGGCCATCATTG GAAAGATTCATACCCCGATGGAGTATAAGGGGGAGCTAGCCTCCTATGATATGCGGCTGAG GCGTAAGTTGGACTTATTTGCCAACGTAGTCCATGTGAAGTCACTTCCTGGGTATATGACTCGGCACAACAATCTAGACCTGGTGATCATTCGAGAGCAGACGGAAGGGGAGTACAGCTCTCTGGAACATGAG AGTGCAAGGGGTGTGATTGAGTGTTTGAAGATTGTCACACGAGCCAAGTCTCAGCGGATTGCAAAGTTCGCCTTTGACTATGCCACCAAGAAGGGGCGGAGCAAGGTCACTGCTGTCCACAAGGCCAACATCAT GAAACTTGGGGATGGATTGTTCCTGCAGTGCTGCGAGGAAGTTGCTGAACTGTACCCCAAAATCAAATTTGAGACAATGATCATAGACAACTGCTGCATGCAG TTGGTGCAGAATCCTTACCAGTTTGATGTGCTCGTGATGCCCAATCTCTATGGGAACATTATTGACAATCTGGCTGCTGGCCTGGTTGGGGGAGCTGGTGTGGTCCCTGGTGAGAGCTATAGTGCAGAATATGCAGTCTTTGAGACG GGTGCCCGGCACCCATTTGCCCAGGCAGTGGGCAGGAATATAGCCAATCCCACAGCCATGCTGCTGTCGGCTTCCAACATGTTGCGGCATCTCAA TCTCGAGTATCACTCCAACATGATTGCAGATGCAGTGAAGAAGGTGATCAAAGTTGGCAAG GTGCGGACTCGAGACATGGGCGGCTACAGCACCACAACCGACTTCATCAAGTCTGTCATCGGTCACCTGCACCCCCATGGGAGCTAG